The following coding sequences are from one Peromyscus eremicus chromosome X, PerEre_H2_v1, whole genome shotgun sequence window:
- the LOC131899821 gene encoding WW domain-binding protein 2-like isoform X2, which produces MALNKNHSGRGGVIVNTSESILRSYDHVELTFNDMKNVPEAFKGTKKGIVYLTSYLTPYRVIFLSKGKGAMQSFMMPFYLMKVCEIIQPVFGADFIKGTVKAEAGGSWEGSASYKLTFTAGAAIEFGQRVLQVASQASRSEFYPGPPMMDGAMGSVQPPPPPYPGPREPPVRGPSAPSTPAAEAKATEPAASAYYNPGNPHSVYMPTN; this is translated from the exons ATGGCGCTCAACAAAAATCACTCAGGGCGTGGCGGAGTGATCGTCAATACCAGTGAGAGCATTCTAAGGTCCTATGATCATGTGGAGCTTACATTCAATGATATGAAGAATGTGCCAGAGGCCTTCAAAGGGACCAAGAAAGGCATCGTCTACCTTACCTCATACCTTACACCATACCGGGTCATCTTTCTGTCTAAGGGGAAGGGTGCCATGCAGTCCTTCATGATGCCCTTTTATCTGATGAAGGTCTGTGAGATCATCCAGCCGGTTTTTGGCGCAGACTTCATTAAGGGAACAgtgaaggctgaagcaggaggtagCTGGGAAGGCTCTGCTTCCTACAAGTTGACCTTCACAGCAGGGGCCGCCATTGAGTTTGGGCAGCGGGTGCTCCAGGTGGCATCGCAAGCCTCCAGAAGTGAA TTCTATCCAGGACCTCCCATGATGGACGGGGCCATGGGATCTgtacagccaccaccaccaccctatcCTGGGCCCAGGGAGCCTCCAGTCAGGGGCCCCAGTGCCCCCTCCACTCCTGCAGCTGAGGCCAAGGCCACAGAACCAGCTGCCAGCGCCTATTACAACCCAGGCAACCCACACAGTGTCTACATGCCCACGAACTAG
- the LOC131899821 gene encoding WW domain-binding protein 2-like isoform X1, with the protein MALNKNHSGRGGVIVNTSESILRSYDHVELTFNDMKNVPEAFKGTKKGIVYLTSYLTPYRVIFLSKGKGAMQSFMMPFYLMKVCEIIQPVFGADFIKGTVKAEAGGSWEGSASYKLTFTAGAAIEFGQRVLQVASQASRSEAPNGACGYPYMPSGAYVFPSPVANGMYPCPPGYPYPPPPPEFYPGPPMMDGAMGSVQPPPPPYPGPREPPVRGPSAPSTPAAEAKATEPAASAYYNPGNPHSVYMPTN; encoded by the coding sequence ATGGCGCTCAACAAAAATCACTCAGGGCGTGGCGGAGTGATCGTCAATACCAGTGAGAGCATTCTAAGGTCCTATGATCATGTGGAGCTTACATTCAATGATATGAAGAATGTGCCAGAGGCCTTCAAAGGGACCAAGAAAGGCATCGTCTACCTTACCTCATACCTTACACCATACCGGGTCATCTTTCTGTCTAAGGGGAAGGGTGCCATGCAGTCCTTCATGATGCCCTTTTATCTGATGAAGGTCTGTGAGATCATCCAGCCGGTTTTTGGCGCAGACTTCATTAAGGGAACAgtgaaggctgaagcaggaggtagCTGGGAAGGCTCTGCTTCCTACAAGTTGACCTTCACAGCAGGGGCCGCCATTGAGTTTGGGCAGCGGGTGCTCCAGGTGGCATCGCAAGCCTCCAGAAGTGAAGCCCCTAATGGAGCCTGTGGGTACCCTTACATGCCCAGCGGGGCCTATGTCTTTCCCTCACCAGTCGCCAATGGAATGTACCCCTGCCCTCCTGGCTACCCCTATCCACCGCCCCCACCTGAGTTCTATCCAGGACCTCCCATGATGGACGGGGCCATGGGATCTgtacagccaccaccaccaccctatcCTGGGCCCAGGGAGCCTCCAGTCAGGGGCCCCAGTGCCCCCTCCACTCCTGCAGCTGAGGCCAAGGCCACAGAACCAGCTGCCAGCGCCTATTACAACCCAGGCAACCCACACAGTGTCTACATGCCCACGAACTAG